In Lysobacter luteus, a single window of DNA contains:
- the murJ gene encoding murein biosynthesis integral membrane protein MurJ: MTQAPSKARQAGMLRSTVVFSAMTFLSRIAGYLRDWLQASLFGAGPAVSAFVVAYRIPNYLRRIFAEGSFSSAFVPLLSELKQKGDDKALQDFLDHVAGALLAIVVVVSGLGILLAPWVARLFLAFAPAGTETVPLAAEMLRITFPYLTFVSMTALAGAVLNSFRQFGLPALTPVLHNLTLIAAMLLLAGALDVPEKALAWGVLAAGVLQMLVLWPAMGRLGLRPKFRFNLRHPGVRRVMTLMLPTIFSSSVSQVNLLVGTVFASLLVPAAQSWLYYSDRLVELPLGLFGVAIGTVILPQLSRLHADADTGGYSRSLDWGLRMVLLIGLPAALGLCLLAEPLTASLFRYGQFTDQDTRMVGYALVAMSVGIPAFMLSKVLLPAFYARQDTRTPMRAAVITVVANVVLTVALVTPLYFNDVPYAHAGIAGATALAGILNAALLWRYLRRDGIYRAERGWLRWLLRIAAGLVAMAAVVVVLRQWVGDWTAMAGLMRWAWLLAVVAAGAAAYGIVLVVLGLRPRHLRH; the protein is encoded by the coding sequence GTGACCCAAGCCCCCTCCAAGGCCCGCCAGGCGGGCATGCTGCGCTCGACCGTGGTGTTCAGCGCGATGACCTTCCTGTCGCGCATCGCCGGCTACCTGCGCGACTGGCTGCAGGCCTCGCTGTTCGGCGCCGGGCCGGCAGTCAGCGCTTTCGTCGTCGCCTATCGCATCCCCAACTACCTGCGGCGCATCTTCGCCGAGGGCTCGTTCTCCTCGGCGTTCGTACCCCTGCTGTCGGAACTCAAGCAGAAGGGGGACGACAAGGCGCTGCAGGACTTCCTCGACCACGTGGCGGGCGCGCTGCTAGCGATCGTGGTGGTCGTCAGCGGGCTGGGCATCCTGCTCGCGCCATGGGTGGCCCGGCTGTTCCTGGCCTTCGCGCCGGCCGGGACGGAGACGGTGCCGCTGGCCGCGGAGATGCTGCGGATCACCTTCCCGTACCTGACTTTCGTGTCGATGACCGCGCTGGCCGGCGCGGTGCTCAACAGCTTCCGGCAGTTCGGCCTGCCCGCGCTGACACCGGTGCTGCACAACCTCACGCTGATCGCCGCGATGCTGCTGCTTGCCGGTGCGCTCGATGTGCCCGAGAAGGCGCTGGCCTGGGGCGTACTCGCCGCCGGCGTGCTGCAGATGCTGGTGCTGTGGCCGGCGATGGGGCGGCTCGGGCTGCGCCCGAAATTCCGCTTCAACCTGCGCCATCCGGGCGTGCGGCGGGTGATGACACTGATGCTGCCGACCATCTTCTCCTCGTCGGTCTCGCAGGTGAACCTGCTGGTCGGCACCGTGTTCGCCTCGCTGCTGGTGCCGGCAGCGCAGTCCTGGCTGTACTACTCGGACCGGCTGGTGGAGCTGCCGCTGGGGTTGTTCGGCGTCGCGATCGGCACCGTGATCCTGCCCCAGCTTTCGCGCCTGCATGCCGATGCGGACACCGGCGGTTATTCCCGCTCGCTCGACTGGGGGTTGCGGATGGTGCTGCTGATCGGGCTGCCGGCCGCGCTGGGCCTGTGCCTGCTGGCCGAGCCGCTGACCGCCTCGCTGTTTCGCTACGGCCAGTTCACCGACCAGGACACGCGGATGGTGGGTTACGCGCTGGTGGCGATGAGTGTGGGGATTCCGGCGTTCATGCTCAGCAAGGTGCTGCTGCCGGCGTTCTACGCCCGCCAGGACACGCGGACCCCAATGCGCGCCGCGGTGATCACGGTGGTCGCCAACGTCGTGCTGACCGTCGCGCTGGTGACGCCGCTGTACTTCAACGATGTGCCGTACGCGCACGCTGGTATCGCCGGAGCGACCGCGTTGGCCGGCATCCTCAACGCCGCGCTGCTGTGGCGGTACCTGCGGCGCGACGGCATCTACCGGGCAGAGCGCGGCTGGTTGCGCTGGCTGCTGCGGATCGCGGCGGGACTGGTGGCGATGGCGGCAGTGGTGGTCGTGCTGCGCCAGTGGGTCGGTGACTGGACCGCCATGGCCGGGCTGATGCGCTGGGCGTGGCTGCTGGCGGTGGTGGCCGCCGGCGCGGCGGCCTACGGGATCGTGCTGGTCGTGCTGGGGCTGCGGCCACGCCATCTCCGGCATTGA
- the rpsT gene encoding 30S ribosomal protein S20, with the protein MANIKSAKKRAKQAVVRNARNASQRSMLRTAVKKVLKALGENDAAGAENAFKVAQPILDRFSSRGLIHKNKAARHKSRLTARIKAVKAAA; encoded by the coding sequence GTGGCAAACATCAAGTCCGCCAAGAAGCGCGCCAAGCAGGCTGTCGTGCGCAATGCCCGTAACGCCAGCCAGCGTTCGATGCTGCGCACCGCCGTGAAGAAGGTGCTCAAGGCCCTGGGCGAGAACGACGCCGCCGGCGCCGAGAACGCCTTCAAGGTCGCCCAGCCGATCCTCGACCGCTTCAGCTCGCGCGGCCTGATCCACAAGAACAAGGCCGCCCGCCACAAGAGCCGCCTGACCGCCCGCATCAAGGCCGTCAAGGCCGCCGCCTGA
- the cgtA gene encoding Obg family GTPase CgtA, which translates to MKLVDEAEIQVGAGNGGNGCVGFRREKFIPLGGPDGGDGGDGGSVWLVADENLNTLVDFRHQRQFRAQRGQNGMGRQMYGKAGEDLVITVPVGTVVTNVGTDEVIGDMTAHGDRLLVAKGGKGGLGNMHFKSSTNRTPRKALPGLPGEERELRLELKLLADVGLLGFPNAGKSTLIRAVSAATPKVADYPFTTLYPNLGVVSVEQYRSFVIADIPGLIEGAADGAGLGAQFLRHLQRTRLLLHLVDINPMAGGVEGVTPAEQVRAIERELEKHDPELLAKPRWLVLNKADLLPEDERQAFAQAIVDELGWKDRWYLVSAIGREGTWPIMLDVMAFFDRQRDDAAMEAHARGDAE; encoded by the coding sequence ATGAAACTCGTAGACGAAGCCGAAATCCAGGTCGGCGCAGGCAACGGCGGCAACGGCTGCGTCGGTTTCCGGCGCGAGAAGTTCATCCCGCTCGGCGGGCCCGACGGCGGCGATGGCGGTGATGGCGGCAGCGTGTGGCTGGTGGCCGACGAGAACCTCAACACCCTGGTCGACTTCCGCCACCAGCGCCAGTTCCGCGCCCAGCGCGGGCAGAACGGCATGGGCCGGCAGATGTACGGCAAGGCCGGCGAGGACCTGGTCATCACCGTCCCGGTCGGCACCGTGGTCACCAACGTTGGTACCGACGAGGTGATTGGCGACATGACCGCGCATGGCGACCGCCTGCTGGTGGCCAAGGGTGGCAAGGGCGGCCTCGGCAACATGCACTTCAAGAGCTCGACCAACCGCACTCCGCGCAAGGCCCTGCCGGGCCTGCCGGGCGAGGAGCGCGAGCTGCGGCTGGAGCTGAAGCTGCTGGCCGACGTCGGCCTGCTGGGCTTTCCCAATGCCGGCAAGAGCACCCTGATCCGCGCGGTCTCGGCGGCGACGCCGAAGGTCGCCGACTACCCGTTCACGACGCTTTATCCCAACCTGGGGGTGGTCAGCGTCGAGCAGTACCGCAGCTTCGTGATTGCCGACATCCCCGGCCTGATCGAAGGCGCTGCCGACGGCGCCGGCCTGGGGGCTCAGTTTCTGCGCCACCTTCAGCGCACCCGCCTGCTGCTTCACCTGGTCGACATCAATCCGATGGCCGGGGGCGTGGAAGGCGTGACGCCGGCCGAGCAGGTCCGCGCGATCGAGCGCGAGCTGGAGAAGCATGATCCGGAGTTGCTGGCCAAGCCGCGCTGGCTGGTGCTCAACAAGGCCGACCTGTTGCCCGAGGACGAGCGCCAGGCGTTTGCCCAGGCGATCGTCGACGAGCTGGGCTGGAAGGACCGCTGGTATCTGGTTTCGGCGATCGGCCGCGAGGGCACCTGGCCGATCATGCTCGACGTGATGGCGTTCTTCGACCGCCAGCGCGACGACGCCGCGATGGAGGCCCACGCCCGAGGCGACGCGGAGTAG
- the rpmA gene encoding 50S ribosomal protein L27 has protein sequence MAHKKGVGSSRNGRDSNPKYLGVKMYGGQAIEAGNIIVRQRGTQFHPGSGVGLGRDHTLFALVDGKVEFTTKGPKRRRTVNVVAG, from the coding sequence ATGGCACACAAAAAGGGCGTAGGTTCCTCGCGCAACGGCCGCGACTCCAACCCGAAGTACCTCGGCGTCAAGATGTACGGTGGCCAGGCCATCGAGGCCGGCAACATCATCGTCCGTCAGCGCGGCACCCAGTTCCACCCGGGTTCGGGCGTCGGCCTGGGCCGCGACCACACGCTGTTCGCGCTGGTCGATGGCAAGGTCGAGTTCACGACCAAGGGTCCGAAGCGCCGCCGCACCGTCAACGTCGTCGCCGGGTAA
- the rplU gene encoding 50S ribosomal protein L21 yields the protein MYAVVVTGGKQYRVMQGETLRVELLEAEAGSEIKLDNILMLGDGEGVKLGDALKGASVTAKVVGHGRADKIRIVKFRRRKHHRKQMGHRQHYTEIEITGIAGGDKK from the coding sequence ATGTACGCAGTTGTTGTCACCGGCGGTAAGCAATACCGCGTGATGCAGGGCGAGACCCTGCGCGTCGAACTGCTCGAAGCCGAAGCCGGCAGCGAGATCAAGCTCGACAACATCCTGATGCTGGGCGACGGCGAGGGCGTGAAGCTCGGCGATGCGCTCAAGGGCGCCAGCGTCACCGCCAAGGTGGTCGGCCACGGCCGTGCGGACAAGATCCGCATCGTCAAGTTCCGCCGCCGCAAGCACCACCGCAAGCAGATGGGTCACCGTCAGCACTACACCGAAATCGAGATCACCGGCATCGCCGGTGGCGACAAGAAGTAA
- a CDS encoding S8 family peptidase: MTRKTGSMKWSALAIATAIVIAPVAYSGGKLDSFVLRGGVSPAAQNAASQAPNDRFIISYRKGARSLSAASANNILANAARETGVGIEPLRTLATGASLIRTDRKLDRAATKRLMVALQNDPNVLAVEVDRLYQPLLVPNDPGYASQWHYQDGPGGINAEPAWDLSTGEGIVVAILDTGITPHSDLDANVLPGYDFIIDTEVSVDGDGRDADPNDPGDWHGGECNIFGIPEDSSWHGTHVAGTVAAVTDNGGGVAGVAHGAKVQAGRVLGKCGGYTSDIIDAVTWASGGDVPGVPANATPAEVINLSLGGSGACSVAEQAAFDAAVGRGTTVVIAAGNSSSNVDDFSPANCDNVIAVSAVGPTGSLAGFSNFGDRIDVAAPGGSGVAPAEDNILSTLNLGLQGQEGEGYAWYAGTSMSAPHVAGVVALMQAAAVDAGGVKTPAEIEEILVNTAYASGGFPEGCSYAKPCGSGVIDARHAVAVAAGLEPLPDAPPPPPPPPPAIELENGVTVTGIEVGADESIRYELTVPNGSQNLLFAMFGGTGDADMYVRYGQDPTDSQFDCRPFRFGNDETCFFPTPQGGTWYVTIKGFSAAADVSLFPSFVDNQWPYAVSAELTPQGRRNRVDLTWESGKRFIDIYRNGSILKTVRNRGSATDTFRVIGTGTMTYTLCNNGTDECADPVSVDYDSSASTRPGRGR, translated from the coding sequence ATGACCCGCAAAACAGGTTCCATGAAATGGAGTGCGCTGGCGATCGCCACCGCAATCGTCATCGCCCCGGTCGCCTATTCGGGCGGCAAGCTCGATTCCTTCGTCCTTCGCGGCGGTGTATCGCCGGCGGCGCAGAACGCCGCCAGCCAGGCGCCGAACGACCGCTTCATCATCAGCTACCGCAAGGGTGCGCGATCGCTGTCGGCCGCTTCCGCCAACAACATCCTGGCCAACGCGGCGCGCGAGACCGGCGTGGGCATCGAGCCGCTGCGCACGCTGGCGACCGGCGCCTCGCTGATCCGCACCGACCGCAAGCTCGACCGCGCCGCCACCAAGCGGCTGATGGTCGCGTTGCAGAACGATCCCAACGTACTCGCGGTCGAGGTCGACCGGCTGTACCAGCCGCTGCTGGTGCCCAACGACCCCGGGTACGCGAGCCAGTGGCACTACCAGGACGGCCCGGGCGGCATCAACGCCGAGCCTGCGTGGGACCTGAGCACCGGCGAGGGGATCGTGGTGGCCATCCTGGACACCGGCATCACCCCGCATAGCGACCTCGACGCCAACGTCCTGCCGGGCTACGACTTCATCATCGACACCGAGGTCAGCGTCGATGGCGATGGCCGCGACGCGGACCCGAACGATCCGGGCGACTGGCATGGCGGCGAATGCAACATCTTCGGCATTCCCGAGGACAGCAGCTGGCACGGCACCCACGTGGCCGGCACCGTCGCGGCGGTGACCGACAACGGCGGTGGCGTGGCCGGCGTGGCCCACGGCGCGAAGGTCCAGGCCGGGCGCGTGCTCGGCAAGTGCGGCGGCTACACGTCCGACATCATCGACGCGGTCACCTGGGCATCGGGTGGCGACGTGCCGGGCGTGCCGGCCAACGCGACGCCGGCCGAGGTGATCAACCTCAGCCTGGGCGGAAGCGGCGCTTGCTCGGTGGCCGAGCAGGCCGCGTTCGATGCCGCGGTGGGTCGCGGCACCACGGTGGTGATCGCCGCGGGCAACTCCTCGTCCAACGTCGACGACTTCTCCCCGGCCAACTGCGACAACGTGATCGCGGTGTCGGCCGTCGGCCCCACCGGCAGCCTGGCCGGCTTCTCCAACTTCGGCGACAGGATCGACGTGGCCGCGCCGGGTGGCTCGGGCGTGGCGCCGGCGGAGGACAACATCCTCTCCACCCTCAACCTCGGCCTGCAGGGACAGGAGGGCGAGGGCTATGCGTGGTACGCGGGCACCTCCATGTCCGCGCCGCACGTGGCCGGCGTGGTCGCGCTGATGCAGGCGGCCGCGGTGGACGCGGGTGGGGTCAAGACCCCGGCCGAGATCGAGGAGATCCTGGTCAACACCGCCTACGCTTCGGGCGGGTTCCCGGAGGGCTGCAGCTACGCCAAACCCTGCGGTTCGGGTGTGATCGACGCACGCCATGCCGTTGCGGTGGCCGCCGGGCTGGAACCGCTGCCCGATGCACCGCCGCCGCCGCCGCCGCCGCCGCCGGCCATCGAGCTGGAGAACGGCGTCACCGTGACCGGCATCGAAGTGGGCGCCGACGAGAGCATCCGCTATGAGCTGACCGTCCCCAACGGTTCGCAGAACCTGCTGTTTGCGATGTTCGGCGGCACCGGGGATGCGGACATGTACGTCCGCTACGGACAGGACCCGACCGACAGCCAGTTCGACTGCCGCCCGTTCCGCTTCGGCAACGACGAGACCTGCTTCTTCCCAACCCCCCAGGGCGGCACCTGGTACGTCACGATCAAGGGCTTCAGCGCCGCTGCCGACGTGTCGCTGTTCCCGAGCTTCGTCGACAACCAGTGGCCGTACGCGGTCTCAGCGGAACTCACGCCGCAGGGCCGCCGCAACCGCGTCGACCTGACGTGGGAGTCGGGCAAGCGGTTCATCGACATCTACCGCAACGGCTCGATCCTCAAGACCGTGCGCAACCGCGGGTCGGCCACCGACACCTTCCGGGTGATCGGCACCGGCACGATGACCTACACGTTGTGCAACAACGGGACGGACGAATGCGCCGACCCGGTCTCGGTGGATTACGACAGCTCCGCGAGCACGCGTCCGGGACGCGGGCGCTGA
- a CDS encoding OmpA family protein, whose translation MLLTVAGCSGETPSTATGPATPGSTTDEATPEARSDARLSLANNGGRVRYDGAVDSEASRQRVVDALAAAFGDAATGQVDVDATVRPPGWLDGLSAFAEAFTTPGAAVTFDGDTIELSGQVPREERARLLALAEDLFPDHVYTGLLQGTTDGGSTPAALAQLPAGADGPALVDALNTVTIAFEPGSARIAPGSLDAIGRIADAIKASAGDTRLLLTGGGDGDENLARRRAEALKVQLILNGISPALIDTAGGTGTGPTRFSLSP comes from the coding sequence TTGCTCCTGACCGTCGCCGGCTGCAGCGGCGAAACGCCATCCACCGCCACCGGGCCGGCCACGCCCGGGTCCACCACCGACGAGGCCACCCCCGAGGCCCGTTCGGATGCCCGCCTGTCACTGGCCAACAATGGCGGCCGCGTCCGCTATGACGGCGCCGTCGACAGCGAGGCCTCGCGGCAACGGGTCGTCGATGCGCTGGCGGCCGCCTTCGGCGATGCCGCCACAGGCCAGGTCGATGTCGACGCCACCGTCCGTCCGCCGGGCTGGCTGGACGGGCTGTCCGCCTTCGCCGAAGCCTTCACGACGCCGGGCGCGGCGGTGACCTTCGACGGCGACACGATCGAGCTTTCCGGCCAGGTCCCGCGCGAGGAACGCGCGCGCCTGCTAGCGCTGGCGGAAGACCTGTTCCCCGACCACGTCTACACCGGGCTGTTGCAAGGCACGACTGACGGCGGCAGCACCCCTGCCGCATTGGCGCAGCTGCCGGCGGGCGCGGACGGTCCAGCGCTGGTGGACGCGCTCAATACCGTGACGATCGCCTTCGAGCCCGGCAGTGCGCGCATTGCCCCCGGCAGCCTCGACGCCATTGGCCGGATCGCCGATGCGATCAAGGCCTCGGCCGGCGATACCCGGCTGCTACTCACCGGCGGCGGTGACGGCGACGAGAACCTCGCCCGCCGGCGTGCCGAAGCACTCAAGGTGCAATTGATCCTCAACGGCATCAGCCCGGCGCTGATCGACACCGCCGGCGGCACCGGAACCGGTCCAACCCGGTTCAGCCTGTCGCCGTAG
- the uvrA gene encoding excinuclease ABC subunit UvrA: MAMEFIRIRGARTHNLKNIDLDLPRDKLIVITGLSGSGKSSLAFDTIYAEGQRRYVESLSAYARQFLSVMEKPDVDHIEGLSPAISIEQKSTSHNPRSTVGTITEIYDYLRLLYARVGTPRCPDHGYPLEAQTVSQMVDQVVALGASPETSEQRWMLLAPVIRDRKGEHAQVFEQLRAQGFVRVRVDGELHEIDAVPPLALRQKHTIEAVIDRFRPREDMKQRLAESFETALKLGDGMAQVVSLDDASQAPLLFSSKYSCPVCEYALPELEPRLFSFNAPAGACPTCDGLGVAQFFDPARVVVHPELGLSAGAVRGWDRRNAYYFQLIQSLAKHYRFDVDTPWQQLPDDVRQAVLFGSGDQVIAFSYLSDGGTRHQRKHRFEGIVPNLERRYRETESSAVREELSKYISERPCTECGGARLNRAARNVFVADRPMTDIVVLPIDEALTFFKSLELPGWRGEVAVKIVKEIGDRLRFLVDVGLDYLTLERKADSLSGGEAQRIRLASQIGAGLVGVMYVLDEPSIGLHQRDNERLLGTLTRLRDLGNTVIVVEHDEDAIRLADHIVDIGPGAGVHGGEVIAQGSYEDVLAAPRSLTGQYLSGARRIEVPARRHSPKPDMTLHLRGASGHNLKSVDLDIPAGLFTCITGVSGSGKSTLINDTLYPITANELNGASRPIAPFRSVENVDLFDKVVDIDQSPIGRTPRSNPATYTGLFTPLRELFAQVPESRARGYAAGRFSFNVRGGRCEACQGDGLIKVEMHFLPDVYVPCDVCGGKRYNRETLEILYKGYNINDVLEMTVEDALELFENIPSISRKLETLVDVGLSYIKLGQSATTLSGGEAQRVKLSKELSRRDTGRTLYILDEPTTGLHFHDIEHLLSVLHRLRDDGNTVVVIEHNLDVIKTADWIVDLGPEGGHRGGTILATGTPEHVASLEHSYTGRFLAPLLERNRPAEPAVADTAPAKPARKTTRKKSAR; encoded by the coding sequence ATGGCGATGGAATTCATCCGCATCCGCGGTGCGCGGACGCACAACCTCAAGAACATCGATCTCGACCTGCCGCGCGACAAGCTGATCGTGATCACGGGCCTGTCCGGCTCCGGCAAGTCCTCGCTGGCGTTCGACACCATCTACGCCGAAGGCCAGCGCCGCTACGTCGAGTCGCTGTCGGCGTACGCGCGCCAGTTCCTGTCGGTGATGGAGAAGCCCGACGTCGACCACATCGAAGGCCTGAGCCCGGCGATCTCGATCGAGCAGAAGTCCACCTCGCACAACCCGCGCTCCACCGTCGGCACGATCACCGAGATCTACGACTACCTGCGCCTGCTGTACGCCCGCGTAGGCACCCCGCGCTGCCCCGACCACGGCTATCCGCTGGAAGCACAGACCGTCAGCCAGATGGTCGACCAGGTCGTCGCGCTGGGGGCCAGCCCGGAGACCTCCGAGCAGCGCTGGATGCTGCTGGCGCCGGTGATCCGCGACCGCAAGGGCGAGCACGCGCAGGTGTTCGAGCAGTTGCGCGCACAGGGCTTCGTACGCGTGCGGGTCGATGGCGAGCTGCACGAGATCGACGCCGTGCCGCCACTGGCGTTGCGCCAGAAGCACACGATCGAGGCGGTGATCGACCGCTTCCGCCCGCGCGAGGACATGAAGCAGCGACTGGCCGAGTCGTTCGAGACCGCGCTCAAGCTCGGCGACGGCATGGCCCAGGTGGTGTCCCTCGATGACGCCTCCCAGGCCCCGCTGCTGTTCTCGTCCAAATACAGCTGCCCGGTCTGCGAGTACGCGCTGCCGGAACTTGAGCCGCGGCTGTTCTCCTTCAACGCGCCGGCCGGTGCCTGCCCCACCTGCGACGGCCTGGGCGTGGCGCAGTTCTTCGACCCCGCGCGCGTGGTGGTCCACCCCGAGCTGGGCCTGTCGGCTGGCGCGGTGCGCGGCTGGGACCGGCGCAACGCTTACTACTTCCAGCTGATCCAGTCGCTGGCCAAGCACTACCGCTTCGACGTCGACACGCCGTGGCAGCAGTTGCCCGACGACGTGCGCCAGGCGGTGCTGTTCGGCAGCGGCGACCAGGTGATCGCGTTCTCCTACCTCAGCGACGGTGGCACCCGCCACCAGCGCAAGCACCGGTTCGAGGGCATCGTGCCGAACCTGGAGCGCCGTTACCGCGAGACCGAGTCCTCTGCGGTGCGCGAGGAGTTGTCCAAGTACATCAGCGAGCGCCCCTGCACCGAATGCGGCGGCGCCCGGCTCAACCGCGCGGCCCGCAACGTGTTCGTCGCCGACCGGCCGATGACCGACATCGTCGTGCTGCCGATCGACGAGGCACTGACCTTCTTCAAGAGCCTGGAACTGCCGGGCTGGCGTGGCGAGGTGGCGGTCAAGATCGTCAAGGAGATCGGCGACCGCCTGCGGTTCCTGGTCGACGTTGGCCTGGATTACCTGACGCTGGAGCGCAAGGCCGATTCGCTGTCGGGCGGCGAGGCCCAGCGCATCCGGCTTGCGAGCCAGATCGGCGCCGGCCTGGTCGGCGTGATGTACGTGCTCGACGAGCCGTCGATCGGCCTGCACCAGCGCGACAACGAGCGCCTGCTCGGCACCCTTACGCGGCTGCGTGACTTGGGCAACACGGTCATCGTGGTCGAGCACGACGAGGACGCGATCCGGCTGGCCGACCATATCGTCGACATCGGTCCCGGCGCGGGCGTGCATGGCGGCGAGGTCATCGCGCAGGGCAGCTACGAGGACGTGCTCGCCGCGCCGCGCTCTCTCACCGGCCAGTACCTCAGCGGCGCGCGCCGCATCGAGGTCCCGGCCAGGCGCCACTCTCCCAAGCCGGATATGACCCTGCACCTGCGCGGCGCCAGCGGCCACAACCTCAAATCGGTCGACCTCGACATCCCCGCCGGCCTGTTCACCTGCATCACGGGCGTGTCCGGTTCGGGCAAGTCGACCCTGATCAACGACACGCTCTACCCGATCACCGCCAATGAGCTCAACGGCGCCTCGCGCCCGATCGCACCGTTCCGGTCGGTGGAGAACGTCGACCTGTTCGACAAGGTCGTCGACATCGACCAGTCGCCGATCGGCCGCACGCCGCGTTCCAACCCGGCCACCTACACCGGCCTGTTCACCCCGCTGCGCGAGCTGTTCGCGCAGGTGCCGGAATCGCGTGCGCGTGGCTACGCGGCCGGGCGATTCAGTTTCAACGTGCGTGGTGGCCGCTGCGAGGCCTGCCAGGGCGACGGCCTGATCAAGGTCGAGATGCACTTCCTGCCGGACGTATACGTGCCGTGCGATGTCTGCGGCGGCAAACGCTACAACCGCGAGACGCTGGAGATCCTCTACAAGGGCTACAACATCAACGACGTGCTCGAGATGACCGTCGAGGATGCGCTGGAGCTGTTCGAGAACATTCCGTCGATCTCGCGCAAGCTGGAGACCCTGGTCGACGTCGGCCTGAGCTACATCAAGCTGGGCCAGTCGGCGACCACGCTGTCGGGCGGCGAGGCCCAGCGCGTCAAGCTGTCGAAGGAGCTGTCGCGGCGTGACACCGGCCGCACCCTGTATATCCTCGACGAGCCGACCACCGGCCTGCACTTCCACGACATCGAGCACCTGCTCAGCGTCCTGCACCGCCTGCGCGACGACGGCAACACCGTGGTGGTGATCGAGCACAACCTGGACGTGATCAAGACCGCCGACTGGATCGTCGACCTGGGACCCGAGGGTGGCCATCGTGGGGGTACCATCCTCGCCACCGGCACGCCCGAGCACGTGGCGTCGCTTGAGCACTCCTACACCGGCCGTTTCCTCGCGCCGCTGCTGGAGCGCAACCGCCCGGCCGAACCGGCCGTTGCCGACACGGCACCGGCAAAGCCCGCTCGCAAGACCACCAGGAAGAAGTCCGCCCGATGA
- a CDS encoding acyl-CoA thioesterase, with translation MSDDTPDKPAAKKAARKTTRRKTTSRKKPVTPKAEATSPLVEAAGTVKADATATSSQPVSPKAPRAATSAGLITVPMAVRWRDLDAFNHVNNSKYLSYLEEARLQWMLTVPGMGMDDHVAPVVAAAQLNYRRPIAWPAQVEIELSVERLGNTSLTIGHRIVDANDRGVLFCDGHVVMVWIDRDSGSAAALPDAVREACGG, from the coding sequence ATGAGCGACGACACCCCCGACAAGCCCGCCGCGAAGAAGGCCGCCAGGAAGACCACGCGCCGCAAGACGACGTCTCGCAAGAAGCCGGTCACCCCGAAGGCCGAGGCGACGTCGCCGTTGGTCGAGGCGGCCGGAACGGTCAAGGCCGATGCGACCGCGACCAGCTCCCAGCCTGTGTCACCGAAGGCGCCCCGCGCCGCCACGTCGGCCGGCCTCATCACGGTCCCGATGGCGGTCCGCTGGCGCGACCTTGACGCGTTCAACCACGTCAACAACTCCAAGTACCTCAGCTACCTGGAGGAAGCCCGGCTGCAGTGGATGCTGACCGTGCCGGGCATGGGCATGGACGACCACGTCGCACCGGTGGTGGCGGCCGCGCAACTCAACTACCGCCGCCCGATCGCGTGGCCGGCGCAGGTGGAGATCGAGCTCTCGGTGGAACGCCTGGGCAACACCAGCCTGACGATCGGCCACCGGATCGTCGACGCGAACGATCGCGGCGTGCTGTTCTGCGACGGCCACGTGGTGATGGTGTGGATCGACCGCGACAGCGGTTCGGCCGCCGCCCTGCCTGACGCCGTACGCGAGGCCTGCGGCGGGTGA
- a CDS encoding copper chaperone PCu(A)C — MNRIGAPLAFASLLLASVALPACARECAPVVSEGWVRMPPVAMPMLAGFGRITNTCDTPVTIVGARSDAFGEVTVHETRIIEGVSRMRPVPTLRVDAKGEAVLQPGGLHLMLMQPKATLAPGDRIRVEFELEGGGVLAGDFEVRGPGG, encoded by the coding sequence ATGAACAGGATCGGTGCTCCGCTGGCATTCGCCAGCCTGCTGTTGGCCTCCGTTGCCTTGCCGGCCTGCGCACGCGAGTGCGCGCCGGTGGTGAGCGAGGGTTGGGTGCGCATGCCGCCGGTGGCGATGCCGATGCTGGCCGGGTTCGGCCGCATCACCAACACCTGCGATACCCCGGTGACCATTGTCGGGGCGCGCAGCGATGCGTTCGGCGAGGTGACGGTGCATGAGACGCGCATCATCGAGGGTGTCAGCCGGATGCGCCCGGTACCCACGCTGCGGGTTGATGCGAAAGGCGAGGCGGTGCTGCAGCCGGGTGGATTGCACCTGATGCTGATGCAGCCGAAGGCCACGTTGGCCCCGGGTGACCGGATACGGGTCGAGTTCGAGCTGGAAGGCGGCGGCGTGCTTGCCGGCGACTTCGAGGTGCGCGGCCCGGGCGGCTGA